The stretch of DNA tgtttcattgtatcatttttttatggatttataaacctagtaatatatattattttcatgtgtATCATCATTTGTAAATGGATGGATGTTTATGAACCTTCCTTTATAAACGATATcgagttaattattatttattgaaataaaactttcttGATTTTTCCGCCACATAACTATATGCTGCAGTTCACGAAACGtagaaatgaaattaatcaagTAGCGATGTGTAAGTGAGTAGTGAGTAGTGAGTGGTGAGTGGTGCGCGCGTGTTGCAGAAGTCGCCGTCGAAGCAGATCGGCGCGACGCTGCGCAAGTCGTTCCGCTGCGTGCCGGAGCGCGGGCGCGCGCCGCTGCCGCGCTACCCCGACCAACCCGAGCGCACGCTCAACCTCAGCCACATCGTGTGCGTTACACAAAATACTATTCATTCTTCTCGTCTTCTATTTATTCCTCAATATTCTCTTTCCTACTCTTTCTACTTCTCTTTCCTTTCTTCTTTGCTGCTTTTTTTTTCTTGGCCTTGGTACactcaatttttaataatattcctCAAAACAAATCTTTGCCTTCTTCTTTGCTACTTATTTTCCTTGCCCTTATTCTGCTCAATTTTCAATCaagttgcaaaaaaaaatgattttgccACCGAATGCCTTACTTCAACATCCATGAATATTTAATCCCAAATGAAACTGTTATCTAATATAATAACCTATGTATTTATTGATAACAGACCTCCATCTCCGGTGCCAGCGCACAACGGCTTCCCGGAGTACGTCGGCGGGTACGTGAACACAGGATCCCTAGACTCGCGCTCCTCTAGATCAACTCACCGAAGTAAGTCGTCTTAAGAACAGACCTttaccacaaaaaaaataataatttaatttattaataagaattatttgGTGTTATACTACAcgcaaaatatatgatttaaaaaaatactaatatgtaataaaCGGTTTGTGTTAACCTATTTACGACCTGAAATTAGTCACAAATCATCGTCACACTTATTTTTGTGGGATACTGAAGGAATACTACAAAAAGAATCAAATGAATTCAAGCCGGTGATCGACTGATTTAAGTTTCCATTTCAGtagtaaaatatgatattggTTGTACACATAGCGAAATCAATTTACACAAAATGCATAAATTCAATCGTCTTGAAGTTAGTCACGAAcggattagtttttttttgctaattatTACAATAGACACGAAGAAAACAGCGGGTAAAGTGGCTAATTTCACTCcgttaaactatttataataattttatgttttattttgttcaatgtttttaatatgtttatgattgttttgttttttgttttatacttaattgtttttttttttttattttaaattaatgatagttACCCCACATTGTCGCATTGGAATAGTTCTGTAATGACTGTgtgtgagaaaaataaataaataaatttagcgTGCTATGCTATGAATTGTTTATCAGGTATAGCAGAACACCTGTCTCGGGGGGTGGACGACGAACATCGCCTGATCGCGCGATACGCGGCGAGACTCGCGCAGGAAAATAGGACGATGGTGAGTCTgaattgtatataattaatcTCAAGTTGAAGCCGCCATAATaccttttgattttattaactagTGATATTTTACCCAACTAAAACGAATGTTAGTTATGAAGTAGTATCGAAGCAATGTATAGGGAACGAATAATTTAGactttatctaaataattagatattctcatgtacttgacctatcataagtgcgactatgttcgcctacgtgataaagcattttattttatgtctagtCTTTTGTATAGATAATAAGCAGTTATAATCAAGTGATTTGGTAGATTGTTTACATctaatgatgattttttttttgttgcagcCACGCGCCGGCCGGTCTGCCTCTTTAACTCCAGAACTAGTGAGTAACGTTTGTAACATTAAACTTATGTCAAAGATAGTGCAATTgcgtaaatgttaaaaaaatccgAATTGAtgtctatatataataaaattgtaacaatccgatgtctgtacattatgtatattgaagaaaaactattaTTGAAGTCATTATTaaagcaacagaagccaaaacaagagttattagttttttttctgtctatgtctatgtttgtacacgcatcatgCAAAAGCTACTGCATGGAATTCAATGCAGTTTttaccgatgtattgctagaggtctaacttaaaatataggctcaaTTTTTCCGAGATAATGATCTATAAAGTGGGAGTCTTATCccgtttttatttttgcaaagtaAACGGCGACATTTGCAGTTTTAAGTCGTCACTGATTTTTTTGTCACCCTGTATTTGCCCATTTTAGTTATGTAGTATTGCACTATCCCCGAAGATTTGTAACtaagttaatttttaaaaattaataatgtaatggtgttaaaatataactgttttacagattttatcgcggttttttttatattataatttactcccgacgtttcgaagacttttcagacTTCctgatcacggggcggactgaacGACTGACTGACGCAGTccgtcgaaacgtcggtagaaaattataatataaaaaaaagcgataaaatccgattttttttaattttaatgtcttaacaTTCGCGCTAAAATCATTATCACCTAAACCAATTAACGTAAACAATGGCTATTCGTGTGCAGGGCCGCTCGTCGTCCGAGGGGTCGGAGGTGGACGCGGCGAGGCAGCAGCGAGAGCTCATCTCCCAGCTCGAGGCCAAGAACCGGGAGATCATGAGGGAGATAGCGCGACTCAGGTATTTACACGATTTTTAGTCTTATCGTGACCATAATAATTTGCATTATCGGCTATTTTAGGCTTTGTGTTTCTTTTACGccatagaatttaaattttaatattaataaatttatctaacgtctattcataaaattttgacCTCCAGGCGCCAACAAGAAGCGGAAGCCAGCGCGGGGGCAAGCAGTTCAGGGTCGGCGCCGCCTCTGGTGTCGGAGCTGAGGGCCCTGAGGCAGAGGAAGGACGAGTTGGAGGGTCACCTGTCCTCGCTGCAGGAGTCGCGCAAGCATCTCATGCAGCAGCTCGAGGGACTCATGAGGATGCTGAAGGTGGGTGCGGTATATTTTAGCTTCCTAgagtgtagtcgctgttgtgttccggtttgaaggacattgtcaccagtgaaactactggacataataagacttaaacatctcatgtctcaggatggcgagcgcagtggaataccaaacaatactttgtaattcaaggtgttggatggtatttctactgtttctgcgcggtcgtatcgcttaccatcaggcgaacggcaagctcgtatcgtcacccaaagcaataaaaaaaggaaaataactAGTTTCCACTAGGTTCGTGGGATCGAATCTCATTAATTCGCTTGCTACACATTTACTATGACATTGTGGACATATAtctaagtttagactagcaaatTCTATTAGCAATTTATTGCACAAGATCTTCCAGATGCATTTATACTAGTTTCAATATTCCAGTAATCCTATACACATACGACTCGCAGCAAGTCCTGCTAGCTGGAAGCTTAATTGACAGTGAGCTTGCCACACCGTAAGAATCGCTTACGGAAgataacttctgcaagtttcTTGCTTATTAAAACCCTCTTTTAGAAAACGTCGACACGTCTCACGACACATGGAATAAAAATAGGATTCGTTTAGTCGCGTTTCGATCCTGCACTAATCGATATCAGCTTCTAAGATGTGTTAAAATCGCGAACGCgttgcgcacgcgccgcccgcgtGCGAGGACTACAACagttcgtgtttttttttagatgggTCGTATTGGGCACGTGTAGTACACATtactgtattttctttttagagAAGGAATAAAAAAGTGAATGCACGTGAAATTTAGTATTCTTTAGTAAATTGGGTATACTGTAAACTCAAAATGAATtagttgaaatataatattgacgAATTAAAGAATTTTGCGCCTCTCCACGTCCGTTCAATTTACCCTAAGGAAttagttatattaattaaaatatttatctaaacaacatataatatttattagaacaaTTTCAAGTTAACAAAAACGGCACGTATTTAGTTGATTCGCCACTTTGCACCATGTGTCATTTCCTGTAATAAAGAATATGTACACAATATTAACttctcaaatatttatttgaatattatcacATTTAACTAAGTACATTTTATGTGTGAAAATCCACAGGATAGATACTAATGTTTTGCCTACTTTAACAACTTGAAGACAATAATAGAGcatgcataatttattaattaataaatactattacaaAATTACGAATTCCTTGCcttctttacataataataataataataaataagtatattttattaattaataaatgcacAATTGACGAATTCATTAACAATTTGacacataacaataataataaatacgtattataggccgttttattatttttcgcggagaaagaaGACATTATCGCTACTACCTCTGGGAAGAGGGGGACGGGGGTGGATGGGCCAGCTGCTCGGCGAACCGAAGATTGAGTAATGAGTATAGCTGTTCTAATGTCTCAACAGCGCACCAAtattcttctgtgttataatattCTGGGTAGTCTTACTACTATCTATGTTATTTGACAAGCAAACCAGGGATTTGTTAGTTTTATCATTGACTAATTTTTTCCCGCGACTCCGGCCCCGTGAAGGTTTTTCCGGGAtcaaagtcccgctttatattttcccgggatgagTATAGCAGAGTAGTAACCtataggagtaatgtagctacgTATAagtgaaagtattttcaaaatcgtAATCATAAAATCAAgcgttacatttttataatattagtacagttatcttaaaaataaaagagataagaaatatataatttaaatttcagtaACTTTGCACAataaccctctcaggaatcatgaaattagATCTTAAATTCTCTAAAATATACTCCTAGtacttaactatttatttatttacctcagAGGAGTCATATTCGTATTCTTGCGAGTGTGGTCCCATCTCGGTTAATGAAATGCACTGGGACAAACCAGCTGCAGCTGCCATTATGCAAGCCATTATTTGGCCGTTTTGCACGAGCAAATCCTCTGaaacaattaaactttattacttCTATAATACAATAATCAGACTACCGAGACAAATGTCTGTAGATCCCAAACCCGTGGACAcgaacctctgacttttctaaagttatgtgtatttgtgaattatcgcttgctttaacggtaaaggaaaacatcgtgagaaaacctgcatatctgaaaagttctttatagaaatgttgatggtatgtgaagtgtaccaatcggcactaggccagcgtggtggactaaggcctaatccctctcagtattagaggaagcccgtgcagCAGCAGTGGGCCAGTATGTAAttcagggctaatattattatttattataatattagccctgaaAGCCAACACTTTTGAGGTCATACTCAAGACGCCTTCTGCAATCACAgaagctaaaaaaaaaacaaaattaatgggaatgacatatcgcTGACTCGCTATAACAAGTTTctatgttaattcttattattattgcaataataaaagaCCATAATTCATAGTTCCTCCGCTATTTATCTTAGgggattattataaattttcactaaaatacTTAGtatgatgttttatattatactagctattgctcgcggcgTCGGCCTTCTCACATACCGCTTCTTACATACCTGCGGTGATTGCCTCCGTAGGTCCCTTCGCAGAcagttgggtagttttgagacACGAAACGAGTTCTGACAAGACTTTTACGACACAAATTAAGTCTACTCCCTTCAGGTTATCAGGAACTGGTATCAATTCGTGCGTTTCAGAACTGGACTCCTCAGAATTGTCCACGTGGAAATATCCACGGTTCGTAAGTTCTCGGTTTTTGGAGTCACTTGAAGGTTTTTCTGGAGGTTTTTGTACTGTTCCAATTTTAACGTCGTTTATGTTTTTCCTGGAGTCGATTTTCGCTGGAATTATTTTCGGTTCCGTTTTTGGTAATGATAAAACGGTTTGTAATAATATGGTAATGATAAATGCGATGTAGAAattcattttgaatttatagAATAACCTTTCAAACACCTTTATTTAAATGAAGTTTAAACTTAAGTTGATGCAGTTTGCAAATGCTGAAGATATGATTTGTTGCGTTTTTATATAGAATGAATGTTTTGTTATGATGGAAAATACTTTGAATATTTGCAGAAagaacgtaataaaaataaattaccattagttatttatttcatagttgATAGTTGcgttatttatgattttatacctGAGATTTTTCTACACTAGTTAAAACTATATATCCCATACATAATAAAAGATTATATGGCAATGATATCTTCGCAATAAGTTTGTTGCTTAGATATATCATTACCATACATtgctattagcgttaacgattgtaaaaatacATCTTGTCTACATCTCCTGATACTAGATTTTGTATAAGGTTCTATCATTGGAAATATTGGTATTTCATAAATGTGTTTAGTTGGTTcgatattgaattatattattttaggacCGTGGCGCTGTTATCGAGATCTTAAaagttataacataatttacataaatacaggCTTTGTAGAGAGCGGTTTATGATAGGATTACACCTGCTGGGCCtattaagaaagaaagaagtttattgttggtacaaagataaataatgaaaaacacaaaatactactaacataaataattattgcactAACAAGGaggttaatattattagtttaatataactttttatacgTATCTTAGTAGTAATAGTACTATAGTAAGGCTAGGTAGGTAATCAGCCTTAATATACAATGAAACGTTTGCACTTGTTCCAGACGCAGCAATCGTCGCCTCGTTCCACCCCGAACTCGTCTCCACGGTCGACGAAGAGTCCTCCGCTGCCGGGTGCGCAGCCGCAACCCTCCGCGCCGGAGAGGTAATGTTGCTGTCTAcatcattgattcccaaagtggtccagatGGACCCCtggggtccacgggagactagacggggtctacgttggcgtgataAAAAAATGGATGGTCCACAATTAGTAAGCGGGAgtccacgaaaatgtatctggtttgatagtaaattactaaatgttggcttgacttcatcTATCAacgtaggcagataatattgataggggtcgtaagaggcacggtgaccTCAACATAATCCTTCGCAATGGCTGGGTGGcagttgtaatgcactttccCTGCGAAAcctaaaaacagaaaaaagatccaccggaaccagcaaatTATGAAAGGGgttaatgaaaaaaaacaattaggaaCCTCTGGTCTATATACTCTGGTGTACTACTTATTATTAGATTAGATAGATTTCGGAATCCCGCGCCTTTTTGCAGTCTCGCAAGTTGCGGGATTATCGGTGTGGGATTCCgaaatattgaacatttttcTGTCCTGCAAATACTGAAATTGAAGATAGACTATGGGCATGAAACTCATATATATATGCCTCTGTGTGTGGATGCGGAATatctttttcatttaatttgttattaaatcatTGGTCTACACATAATCGTCAGGATTCTTTCGTGTTCCCTTGGTTTACcgccataatatattaatatgtaatcatgtatataggtaatttaataataatatcagccctgtattatatacttgcccactgctgagcacgagcctcctctactactgagagggtttagaccttagtccaccacgctggcctagtgcggattggtagacttcacacaccttcgaaattcctatagagaacttctcagatgtgcaggtttcctcacgatgttttccttcactgttaaaacgaacgataaattcacaacgaatacacacatgattttagaaaagtcagaggtgtgtgcccttgggatttgaacctccggacattcgtcttggcagtccgttccacacccaactaggctatcgccgcttttttaatttgatatctaatataaaatgtctttagttatataagcgactttattaaaataataattaaatattatcatgtatCTTGACTTATATTTGCAAGTATGTccacctacgtgatgaatatATCATTTTGTTATGTTGGTACAGAGAGCCGCCCCGCGGCACGGTCCGCAGCGCGCCGCAGACACCGTCCCTCGGCGAACGAGAACGGATCGACATGACGCACAGCCTTGGTAATATACCACATCACATTCTgcagtagaataaaaaaaatatattgacttaTAATAAGGAACAAAGACTTTGTGATAAAATCTATGCTAatgtataaaactgaagagtttgaacgAA from Manduca sexta isolate Smith_Timp_Sample1 chromosome 4, JHU_Msex_v1.0, whole genome shotgun sequence encodes:
- the LOC115455378 gene encoding uncharacterized protein LOC115455378 isoform X1, translated to MNFYIAFIITILLQTVLSLPKTEPKIIPAKIDSRKNINDVKIGTVQKPPEKPSSDSKNRELTNRGYFHVDNSEESSSETHELIPVPDNLKGVDLICVVKVLSELVSCLKTTQLSAKGPTEAITAEDLLVQNGQIMACIMAAAAGLSQCISLTEMGPHSQEYEYDSSEVTTLLYSSRENIKRDFDPGKTFTGPESREKISQ
- the LOC115455378 gene encoding uncharacterized protein LOC115455378 isoform X2; the protein is MNFYIAFIITILLQTVLSLPKTEPKIIPAKIDSRKNINDVKIGTVQKPPEKPSSDSKNRELTNRGYFHVDNSEESSSETHELIPVPDNLKGVDLICVVKVLSELVSCLKTTQLSAKGPTEAITAEDLLVQNGQIMACIMAAAAGLSQCISLTEMGPHSQEYEYDSSEEMTHGAKWRIN